A single genomic interval of Musa acuminata AAA Group cultivar baxijiao chromosome BXJ3-4, Cavendish_Baxijiao_AAA, whole genome shotgun sequence harbors:
- the LOC135634969 gene encoding protein trichome birefringence-like 34, protein MILIMNLKATKTSLNPHLQKKKVVMLPREEGRKVEMATKSQFTLRLWGLKNRFNSILTMSTALIIVLTIFITMRNGDQAEILAMEAKESSAGTCDLFSGQWVYDNTTYPLYSESGCKFMSDQSACEKFGRRDLKYQNWRWQPHGCNLPRFNVTKLLERLRDRRLVFVGDSLNRNQWISMVCLLGSSLPDSHKIMVSNGSLMSFKAKEHNASIDFYWAPLLVESNSDDPVHHRIPDRVARAQSIEKHARHWTNADVLVFNTYLWWRRPTMDILWGSFEDEHGIHKEIDGLRGYELALNTWSDWLEFHVDHLKTKLFFMSMSPTHSSGEEWGRPSGQNCYHETEPIAEEGYWGKDTNENMMRVVEKVIKSLRGRGVNVQMLNITQLSEYRKDGHPSIYRKQWEPLTKEQQDNPGSYADCIHWCLPGVPDVWNQLLYAYLFPE, encoded by the exons ATGATTCTGATCATGAACCTGAAGGCCACGAAGACCAGCTTAAATCCTCACTTACAAAAGAAGAAGGTGGTGATGCTTCCGAGGGAGGAAGGACGGAAGGTGGAGATGGCAACTAAGAGCCAGTTTACCCTGAGGCTATGGGGCCTCAAGAATCGCTTCAACTCCATCTTAACCATGTCCACTGCACTCATCATCGTCCTCACCATCTTCATCACGATGAGGAACGGAGACCAGGCTGAGATCCTTGCCATGGAAGCCAAGGAGTCGTCGGCCGGGACTTGCGACTTGTTCTCAGGCCAATGGGTATATGACAACACGACGTATCCCTTGTACTCGGAGAGTGGGTGCAAATTCATGTCGGATCAGTCTGCCTGTGAGAAGTTCGGAAGAAGAGATCTCAAGTATCAGAACTGGAGGTGGCAGCCTCATGGATGTAACCTACCAAG GTTCAACGTCACAAAACTGCTGGAGAGGCTAAGGGACAGGCGGCTGGTGTTTGTTGGTGACTCCCTCAACAGAAACCAATGGATTTCCATGGTCTGCCTGCTGGGTTCCTCCCTTCCTGATTCCCACAAGATCATGGTATCCAATGGATCCCTCATGTCCTTCAAAGCCAAG GAACATAATGCATCGATTGACTTCTACTGGGCGCCATTGTTGGTCGAATCCAATTCGGATGATCCTGTACACCACCGAATACCAGACAGGGTTGCGAGGGCGCAATCCATCGAGAAGCACGCAAGACACTGGACGAATGCTGATGTACTGGTCTTCAACACTTATCTCTGGTGGAGGCGACCAACGATGGACATCTT GTGGGGATCATTTGAGGACGAACATGGTATCCACAAGGAGATCGACGGCCTCCGTGGCTACGAGCTAGCACTGAACACATGGTCTGATTGGCTTGAATTCCATGTGGACCATCTCAAGACGAAGCTGTTCTTCATGAGCATGTCGCCTACGCACTCGAG TGGCGAAGAGTGGGGCAGGCCTAGTGGCCAAAACTGCTACCATGAGACAGAGCCGATCGCGGAGGAGGGATACTGGGGCAAAGACACAAATGAAAACATGATGCGGGTGGTTGAGAAGGTAATCAAGAGTCTGAGAGGCAGGGGTGTGAATGTACAAATGCTCAACATCACGCAGCTCTCAGAATATAGAAAAGACGGCCACCCGTCAATCTACAGGAAGCAGTGGGAGCCACTGACCAAAGAGCAGCAGGATAACCCCGGCAGCTATGCTGACTGCATCCATTGGTGCCTCCCAGGAGTTCCTGATGTGTGGAATCAACTTTTGTATGCCTACCTTTTTCCCGAGTAG